A DNA window from Melanotaenia boesemani isolate fMelBoe1 chromosome 6, fMelBoe1.pri, whole genome shotgun sequence contains the following coding sequences:
- the LOC121641773 gene encoding protein NDRG1-like: protein MVLEENDSDSVFEPHITEEHVETQYGDVHCVLTGTLRANRPSILTFHDVGLNHKTCFETLFNHEDMQEIVRSLPVCHVEAPGQHEGAKTLPAAYTYPSMDQLSEALPAVLKHFGMRSVIGLGVGAGAYILAKFALNHPDLVDGLVLININPNAEGIMDSVANKITEWTHTLPDKVITHLFGRDEIQTNHDLVATYRHYITTTMNQSNVSQFYRSYNSRGALEVERPVPGGNINARTLKCASLLVVGDNSPVVEPVVDCNSKLNPTKTTLLKMADCGGLPQVDQPANVIEALKYFIQGIGYLSSASMTRLRSRTASSSSAASCDGSRSRSHTNELQRGRTHSQNTEEKRGRSHTDVSMESVPNINQNIPKAEVAC from the exons ATGGTTCTGGAGGAGAACGACTCTGACTCTGTCTTTGAGCCCCACATCACT gaaGAACATGTGGAGACACAGTATGGGGACGTCCACTGTGTCTTGACGGGGACTCTGAGGGCAAATCGCCCCTCCATCCTGACCTTTCATGATGTCGGACTGAACC aTAAGACCTGTTTTGAGACCCTCTTCAACCATGAAGACATGCAGGAAATTGTCAGATCCTTACCTGTTTGTCATGTTGAAGCACCGGGACAACATGAGGGAGCCAAAACTCTGCCTGCTGC GTATACCTACCCGTCCATGGACCAGCTCTCTGAAGCCTTGCCTGCTGTCCTCAAACACTTTGG GATGCGTAGTGTGATTGGCCTGGGAGTTGGGGCAGGAGCCTACATCCTGGCTAAATTTGCT CTGAATCACCCTGATTTGGTGGATGGACTGGTTCTGATCAATATTAACCCCAATGCTGAAGGCATAATGGATTCTGTTGCAAACAAG ATTACTGAATGGACCCACACTCTCCCAGACAAAGTAATCACACACTTGTTTGGAAGG GATGAGATCCAGACAAATCACGACCTTGTGGCTACATATCGCCACTACATCACAACAACCATGAACCAGTCCAACGTGAGTCAGTTCTACCGCTCCTACAACAGCCGTGGTGCTTTGGAGGTGGAGAGGCCTGTTCCTGGAGGGAACATCAATGCCAGGACTCTGAA ATGTGCCTCTCTGCTGGTTGTGGGAGATAACTCTCCAGTTGTAGAACCTGTGGTGGACTGCAACTCTAAACTCAACCCTACTAAGACCACATTGCTCAAG ATGGCAGATTGTGGAGGGCTTCCTCAGGTTGATCAG CCAGCCAATGTGATTGAAGCCCTCAAATATTTCATCCAGGGCATTGGATACT tGTCCAGTGCCAGTATGACCCGACTTCGCTCACGGACAGCCTCCAGCTCCAGCGCTGCATCTTGTGACGGCTCTAGAAGCCGCTCACACACCAACGAACTGCAGCGTGGCCGAACACACTCACAAAACACTGAGGAGAAGCGCGGGCGCTCACACACTGATGTGTCCATGGAGAGTGTGCCCAATATTAACCAGAACATCCCAAAGGCTGAAGTGGCATGCTAG
- the LOC121641774 gene encoding protein tyrosine phosphatase type IVA 3, with protein MNRPAPVELCHRNMRFLITHNPTDSTLSSFIEDLKRYGVTTVVRVCDITYDKTSIEKDGITVVDWPFDDGAPPPSKLVDDWLSLLKKKFQEDPGSCVAVHCVAGLGRAPVLVALALIESGMKYEDAIQLIRQKRRGAINSKQLTYLEKYRSKHRLRFKDSHTHKNKCCTM; from the exons ATGAACCGTCCAGCTCCAGTGGAACTGTGCCACAGAAACATGAGATTCCTCATCACACACAACCCCACAGACAGCACACTCAGCTCCTTCATAGAG GACTTAAAGCGGTATGGGGTCACAACCGTGGTGCGAGTGTGTGACATCACCTATGACAAAACATCAATTGAGAAAGACGGCATTACTGTAGTG GATTGGCCGTTTGATGACGGAGCCCCACCACCAAGTAAGCTGGTTGATGATTGGTTGAGTCTGCTGAAGAAGAAGTTTCAGGAGGACCCAGGAAGCTGTGTGGCTGTTCACTGTGTAGCTGGACTGGGAAG GGCTCCTGTGCTGGTTGCTTTGGCTCTAATAGAAAGTGGGATGAAGTATGAAGATGCTATTCAACTCATCAGACA GAAGCGGCGTGGAGCCATCAACAGCAAACAGCTAACCTACTTGGAGAAATATCGATCGAAGCACAGACTCCGTTTCAAAGACTCTCATACGCACAAGAACAAGTGTTGCACcatgtga